A window from Streptomyces genisteinicus encodes these proteins:
- a CDS encoding MFS transporter encodes MPIAAFRPFTALWTSQASSNLADGVLQAAAPLLVATLTRDPLLVAGITVAQFLPWLLATLPSGAIADRTDRRRILVVGNGLRAAGFALLALALTNGWQHVALLYAAVFVAGCAETMVDNAALAIPPRLLPREELERANGRLFATQSAVNTFVGPPAGAALFALTASAAFWTGAAAFALAGLAALLLPALRPHGDDRGQHRSEPSTMGQDIRSGWAHFWHHDLLRRVAFISAAINFFGAATGGLLVLLITGPYRLGMSGYGLFIAVPAAGAIAGSLLAARVVPRIGGGPTTWLAALAPAAGYAVLGLGSSIVLALVALFVAALATSLNQIVVSTLRQAAVPDELLGRVTAAYRLIVLGVVPLGALGGGLLARGLGIRATFVAAAVGLALAAIPLASRVTTGRLRDAEARTAPPRPLRTGSR; translated from the coding sequence GTGCCCATCGCCGCCTTCAGACCGTTCACCGCGCTGTGGACGTCCCAGGCCTCATCGAACCTCGCCGACGGTGTGCTGCAGGCGGCGGCGCCCCTGCTCGTCGCCACGCTGACCCGTGACCCGCTCCTGGTGGCGGGCATAACGGTGGCGCAGTTCCTGCCCTGGCTGCTCGCGACGCTTCCCAGCGGCGCGATCGCCGACCGCACGGACAGGCGCCGGATCCTCGTCGTCGGCAACGGGCTGCGGGCGGCGGGGTTCGCGCTGCTCGCGCTCGCCCTGACCAACGGCTGGCAGCATGTCGCGCTTCTCTACGCCGCGGTGTTCGTCGCCGGCTGCGCGGAGACGATGGTCGACAACGCCGCCCTGGCGATACCGCCCCGCCTCCTGCCCCGCGAGGAGCTGGAGCGCGCCAACGGCAGGCTCTTCGCGACACAGTCCGCCGTCAACACGTTCGTCGGCCCGCCCGCCGGGGCGGCGTTGTTCGCGCTGACGGCATCGGCGGCCTTCTGGACCGGCGCGGCCGCGTTCGCCCTCGCCGGTCTGGCGGCCCTGCTGCTGCCCGCGCTGCGCCCGCACGGCGACGACCGGGGGCAGCACCGCTCGGAGCCGTCGACCATGGGCCAGGACATCCGCTCCGGATGGGCCCACTTCTGGCACCACGACCTGCTGCGCCGTGTCGCGTTCATCTCGGCGGCGATCAACTTCTTCGGCGCGGCCACCGGCGGACTCCTCGTCCTGCTGATCACCGGCCCGTACCGGCTGGGCATGTCGGGCTACGGCCTGTTCATCGCGGTGCCCGCGGCCGGCGCGATCGCCGGCTCGCTGCTCGCCGCCCGCGTCGTGCCCCGTATCGGCGGCGGCCCCACGACCTGGCTCGCGGCCCTCGCCCCGGCCGCCGGCTACGCCGTCCTCGGCCTGGGGAGCAGCATCGTCCTCGCGCTGGTCGCCCTGTTCGTCGCCGCTCTGGCCACCTCGCTGAACCAGATCGTGGTCAGCACGCTGCGCCAAGCGGCGGTTCCCGACGAACTCCTCGGCCGTGTCACCGCCGCGTACCGTCTGATCGTCCTCGGTGTCGTCCCCCTCGGAGCGCTCGGCGGCGGCCTGCTGGCCCGCGGCCTGGGAATCCGTGCCACCTTCGTCGCCGCGGCCGTCGGACTCGCCCTCGCAGCGATCCCCCTCGCCTCCCGGGTCACCACCGGTCGCCTGCGCGACGCCGAGGCCCGCACCGCACCGCCTCGCCCGCTGCGCACCGGCTCCCGCTGA
- a CDS encoding ferredoxin reductase — protein MVTTPLLPSDYLDLISPLRAGADLRGRIEAVHPETGDAATVVIRPGRGWRGHRAGQYVRVGVDVDGVRLWRAYSLTSPADRRDGRVTITVKAIPDGKVSNHLVRRVKPGTMIRLDQATGDFVLPPVKPAKVLYLTAGSGITPVMGMLRDTGFDDAVMVHCAPRPHDVIFRRELHRLVADGKLRLTEVHTATDGVLDVARLGDLVPDWAERETWACGPTGLLDAAEEHWSRHGVAERLHTERFRPGVVVAGTGGEVTFSATGRTVCADGATPLLDVGEEAGVLMPSGCRMGICFGCVTPLKAGAVRDLRTGEITEAEPGVLIQTCVSAAAGPCDIER, from the coding sequence ATGGTCACGACGCCGCTGCTGCCGTCGGACTACCTCGACCTGATCAGCCCGCTGCGTGCGGGCGCGGACCTGCGCGGGCGCATCGAGGCCGTGCACCCCGAGACGGGTGACGCCGCGACCGTCGTGATCAGACCGGGGCGGGGCTGGCGCGGCCACCGGGCCGGCCAGTACGTGCGGGTCGGCGTCGACGTCGACGGGGTGCGTCTGTGGCGCGCCTACTCCCTCACCTCCCCGGCGGACCGCCGGGACGGCCGCGTCACGATCACCGTGAAGGCGATCCCGGACGGCAAGGTCAGCAACCATCTGGTCCGCAGGGTGAAGCCGGGCACGATGATCCGGCTCGACCAGGCGACCGGCGACTTCGTGCTGCCGCCGGTCAAGCCCGCCAAGGTGCTCTACCTGACGGCGGGCAGCGGCATCACGCCCGTCATGGGCATGCTGCGCGACACCGGGTTCGACGACGCCGTCATGGTCCACTGCGCGCCGCGCCCGCACGACGTGATCTTCCGCCGCGAACTGCACCGCCTGGTCGCGGACGGGAAGCTGCGGCTCACCGAGGTGCACACCGCCACGGACGGTGTGCTGGACGTCGCCCGCCTCGGGGACCTCGTGCCCGACTGGGCCGAGCGCGAGACCTGGGCGTGCGGGCCGACGGGCCTGCTCGACGCCGCCGAGGAGCACTGGAGCAGGCACGGCGTCGCGGAGCGGCTGCACACCGAACGCTTCCGTCCCGGTGTCGTCGTCGCCGGCACCGGCGGCGAGGTCACGTTCAGCGCCACGGGCAGGACCGTCTGCGCGGACGGCGCGACGCCGCTGCTGGACGTGGGCGAGGAGGCGGGCGTGCTCATGCCCTCCGGGTGCCGTATGGGCATCTGCTTCGGCTGTGTCACGCCGCTCAAGGCGGGCGCCGTCCGCGACCTGCGCACCGGCGAGATCACGGAGGCCGAGCCGGGCGTCCTCATCCAGACCTGTGTGTCCGCCGCGGCGGGCCCCTGCGACATCGAACGGTAG
- a CDS encoding PucR family transcriptional regulator produces MNHAIRRASELALDETTVTALRAELKATADEIVQAIIDEVPPYANALSGRMGGTIRRAVRTALGHYLDLASGAATGGDGGDAAYELGRGEVRDGRSMDALLSAYRVGARVAWRCLAAGAVPAGLPAAEVAKFAELTFAYIDELSAASAAGHADELAARGRAHELHLEHLARDLLAGASPDVLLASAQRAGWQPPVSLTAVLLPAAQARPAYRTLDPSTLVLDDLPDATGVLLVPDADRSHLLRQLTDRTAVVGPARPWTRASSSYARAVRARSSSSDIRDTEDHLPALVLSADVEAFADLRARALAPLRALPSATARRLEDTLREWLLHQGRREEVAAALFVHPQTVRYRMSQLRELFPDLASPQRVLELTLAVGLRTA; encoded by the coding sequence ATGAACCATGCCATCCGGAGGGCCAGCGAACTGGCCCTGGACGAGACAACGGTCACAGCACTCCGGGCCGAGCTGAAGGCCACCGCCGACGAGATCGTCCAGGCGATCATCGACGAGGTCCCGCCGTACGCCAACGCCCTCTCCGGCCGCATGGGCGGCACCATCAGGCGGGCCGTCCGCACCGCCCTGGGACACTATCTGGACCTCGCCAGCGGGGCCGCCACGGGCGGCGACGGCGGTGACGCGGCCTACGAGCTGGGGCGCGGCGAGGTCCGCGACGGCCGTTCCATGGACGCCCTGCTCAGCGCCTACCGCGTCGGCGCCCGCGTCGCCTGGCGGTGCCTCGCCGCGGGTGCCGTGCCCGCGGGTCTGCCCGCCGCCGAGGTCGCCAAGTTCGCCGAGCTGACCTTCGCCTACATCGACGAGCTCTCCGCCGCGAGCGCCGCGGGCCACGCCGACGAACTGGCCGCCCGGGGCAGGGCCCACGAGCTCCACCTGGAGCACCTGGCCCGAGACCTCCTCGCCGGTGCGAGCCCTGACGTGCTGCTCGCCTCCGCCCAGCGCGCCGGGTGGCAGCCACCGGTCTCACTGACCGCCGTGCTGCTGCCCGCCGCCCAGGCCCGGCCCGCCTACCGCACGCTCGACCCGAGCACCCTCGTCCTCGACGATCTGCCGGATGCCACCGGTGTGCTGCTCGTTCCCGACGCGGACCGGTCACATCTGCTGCGGCAGCTGACCGACCGCACCGCCGTGGTCGGCCCGGCCCGGCCGTGGACGCGCGCGTCCTCCTCGTACGCGCGTGCCGTACGCGCGCGCTCCTCCTCCTCCGACATCCGCGACACCGAGGACCATCTGCCCGCGCTCGTGCTGAGCGCCGACGTGGAGGCCTTCGCGGACCTGCGTGCCAGGGCCCTCGCACCCCTGCGGGCCCTGCCGTCCGCGACCGCACGGCGGCTGGAGGACACGTTGCGGGAGTGGCTGCTGCACCAGGGCAGGCGGGAGGAGGTGGCCGCGGCGCTGTTCGTCCATCCCCAGACGGTCAGATACCGGATGTCGCAGCTGCGGGAGCTGTTCCCGGATCTCGCGTCGCCGCAGCGGGTCCTCGAACTCACGCTGGCGGTCGGCCTGCGGACTGCCTGA
- a CDS encoding glycosyltransferase, whose product MNRLTTTVLAAALGCAGVLVAGPAAGAAPLGCQYKVLWPTAGVYENPNPNSVVVKTKHAGDIVGASTCEGAGWNEYGYVLVATDAAADGRGWMRAEAVVQI is encoded by the coding sequence ATGAACCGTCTCACCACCACCGTCCTCGCCGCCGCGCTCGGTTGTGCCGGTGTCCTCGTCGCCGGTCCCGCGGCCGGCGCCGCCCCGTTGGGGTGCCAGTACAAGGTGCTGTGGCCGACCGCCGGTGTGTACGAGAACCCGAACCCGAACAGCGTGGTCGTGAAGACCAAGCACGCCGGTGACATAGTCGGCGCCTCCACGTGCGAGGGCGCGGGCTGGAACGAGTACGGGTACGTGCTGGTCGCCACTGACGCGGCGGCCGACGGGCGGGGCTGGATGCGCGCGGAGGCCGTCGTGCAGATCTGA
- a CDS encoding CGNR zinc finger domain-containing protein codes for MRDDPESARAPRRREELMVRFGHIAGDRMLDLVNTVAWRLGGAERSECLTSFADVVAWCVESGLTGADEAAVLLDLAARDGARAEREREQVVAAREKVYRLLFDDDPEAAADLAAMYRAAIADADLARADGRWQWRDRETDLGLPRRRIVRGLLALTQRDDLDRLHQCEDAACGWVYLDTSPRRNRRWCSTKDCGDRNRSRAYYARQKAKTGRP; via the coding sequence GTGAGAGATGATCCGGAGAGCGCGCGTGCGCCCCGCCGGCGGGAGGAGCTGATGGTGAGGTTCGGCCACATCGCGGGTGACCGCATGCTCGACCTGGTGAACACCGTCGCCTGGCGGCTCGGCGGAGCCGAGCGCAGCGAGTGTCTGACGTCCTTCGCCGACGTCGTGGCCTGGTGCGTCGAGTCCGGTCTGACCGGCGCGGACGAGGCCGCGGTCCTGCTCGACCTCGCCGCCCGCGACGGCGCCCGCGCCGAGCGGGAGCGGGAACAGGTCGTCGCGGCGCGCGAGAAGGTCTACCGCCTCCTCTTCGACGACGACCCCGAGGCGGCCGCGGACCTGGCGGCCATGTACCGGGCGGCGATCGCCGACGCCGACCTGGCCCGTGCGGACGGCCGCTGGCAGTGGCGGGACCGGGAGACCGACCTCGGCCTGCCCCGCCGGCGCATCGTCCGCGGGCTCCTCGCGCTCACCCAGCGCGACGACCTCGACCGCCTCCACCAGTGCGAGGACGCCGCATGCGGATGGGTCTACCTGGACACGTCACCGCGGCGCAACCGCCGCTGGTGCAGCACGAAGGACTGCGGCGACCGCAACCGCTCCCGCGCCTACTACGCCCGGCAGAAGGCGAAGACGGGCCGGCCCTGA
- a CDS encoding HEAT repeat domain-containing protein, protein MITRADTSADPSARPAPAPAPATAEEALERARAGTADDWRAWAPEVLAPVVRVALLRAETARDPRTLDREDRGEALYQAVRGIGPHEADRLPDLVEALAGTEDAVLEGEALRLARAGLHAQVLTPRFVRGALTGLLASRTESVVAGALEELAEPWAACTPVREPETRLLRSPATAAPALALAAAHGHGTFLFRAAADRGLPPAPRQRALELLGETAGRGDVPALLDLAADDPLLFAAPAVACLRALHRRGHFVAASGVPAVLGLALADHRTSARTVATILWTTRHTVLRLLLAAPPDDPSWPRRLDLLVALAAQGDAELPIGASIARLLPGTPAPGPFLRALRALRDPGTEDAVLAALPAAAGPALSALETVGGARTVQVLARGLGIAPDATTTDASAHDDPHPSPPHAAPPATATTARATAPAEPTALDAPPTPHATPPTAPAADLAVTVAPALRAQRGPALELLWLLAADPHLRQRILARLDPLRLPPRIAADLGAPDAHELAVLTSHLDPAEPVDALTRLAAHGGPDGLPVLADLLLRVAGACVEARAAGHEPPGARQSGALHTAPETPGARDATRTADPEPTVPRAALDALTGLGRRLYGRGRIRPLCLLDASDATSAGHALAADLALGLVERPGVTAPEQAVLLRMVRDLPDAPPGPVRARVHRLLRHPDRHVRKHAVALLARDGDGVEALSAGLVALTGPAGDPQTVRATAAALGDARARWASGALADCLTHPAMEVRKTAAAALARAGTPRAVPALLHRLGRDDNPGLRALLVAALQGLLGDACAATVRAAAEHESAGPVRDRLLAALPAAPEPADADLALLAAHGWDPEPALRLAHRAAATATATAWQHPGPPTRPDLGPCTGPATRTRPDPAPRTGPVAAPDTERDTGPFAEPTAEPTAGTDTCPRRLRERLRPLRAHLVDWLDLAGTSTEARRAVLPLLPALCPEPRAPHERASLARSVPVLLEGLAEASGEARDDLLSLLEDAASRMRPPLAASVVTAVRSAPTRPAGRRSALPLLRACGAVVGRFDLDRELAAAALTTDPDAARERLLGEAFGAGAGAGADPQTPPHDAASPPDSAHRAMRERQWQDGLAAAARDIGDLTAYRAAHPFPGGSRAQLAALAAAQSGAPPAVRAALLDWMTDLQPPCAPAWTLAETARTPAPPARTERAEDLDQPRSAAQRARLLTLLASDDRARRSQAAARLLDWPEPDVRRAVLDAYLHGRADLPDPTPLHTALAAAGPPRPTPPPAPAERTPAESAPAERTPAESAPATTPSGATTPARPPEEPRPQRLALLAAGLVATDPGTHQRFLPLLLHLWESGPADAQRHAAHGLRNIPADTLAAHLEPRLTAGATGLLGLLAGQPLLRTPALTRLRTLHPDAGLLLTDGPLRGPDAAERDAAALRTLRERAAPAEALRPPTRDELFSQARSGEPKRVRRALTLLTESPAGSTPQQLAGLLAELLTHPSAGVRLHAHRVSRTLLDRRTHLDLTELLLDDPQPDVVRRAVRVLAQARRPSAAPRLVSLLDHGHETVRRAAGLALVSLGPAAVPALRHAAARARPDRRDRYRDLLARASAPPPEPAPPPGDPA, encoded by the coding sequence ATGATCACCCGTGCGGACACCTCCGCGGACCCGTCCGCCCGGCCTGCCCCCGCTCCGGCGCCCGCGACCGCGGAGGAAGCGCTGGAGCGTGCGCGGGCCGGGACGGCCGACGACTGGCGCGCATGGGCCCCCGAGGTGCTGGCTCCGGTGGTGCGGGTCGCCCTGCTGCGGGCCGAGACGGCCCGCGACCCGCGGACGCTCGACCGGGAGGACCGCGGCGAGGCGCTGTACCAGGCGGTACGGGGCATCGGGCCCCACGAGGCCGACCGCCTCCCGGACCTCGTCGAAGCGCTGGCCGGCACCGAGGACGCCGTGCTGGAGGGCGAGGCGCTGCGGCTGGCCCGGGCCGGACTGCACGCCCAGGTGCTCACGCCCCGGTTCGTCCGGGGCGCGCTCACCGGCCTCCTGGCCTCCCGCACGGAGTCCGTCGTGGCCGGCGCGCTGGAGGAGCTGGCCGAGCCCTGGGCCGCCTGCACGCCCGTCCGGGAGCCCGAGACCCGCCTGCTCCGTTCCCCCGCGACGGCCGCACCCGCGCTCGCCCTCGCCGCCGCGCACGGACACGGCACGTTCCTCTTCCGTGCCGCCGCCGACCGCGGCCTCCCGCCCGCCCCACGGCAGCGAGCTCTGGAGCTCCTCGGGGAGACCGCCGGACGCGGTGACGTCCCCGCCCTGCTCGACCTCGCCGCCGACGACCCCCTGCTGTTCGCCGCTCCCGCCGTCGCCTGCCTGCGCGCCCTGCACCGGCGCGGACACTTCGTCGCCGCCTCCGGCGTCCCCGCCGTCCTCGGTCTCGCCCTGGCCGATCACCGGACCTCGGCCCGGACCGTGGCCACGATCCTGTGGACCACCCGGCACACCGTGCTCCGACTGCTCCTGGCGGCGCCCCCGGACGACCCGTCCTGGCCGCGCCGCCTCGACCTGCTCGTGGCGCTGGCCGCCCAGGGCGACGCCGAGCTGCCGATCGGCGCCTCGATCGCCCGGCTCCTGCCCGGCACACCCGCACCCGGCCCCTTCCTCCGGGCCCTGCGGGCGCTTCGCGACCCCGGCACCGAGGACGCCGTGCTCGCCGCCCTGCCCGCCGCCGCGGGCCCGGCGCTGAGCGCCCTGGAGACGGTGGGCGGTGCACGGACGGTGCAGGTCCTGGCCCGGGGCCTCGGCATCGCACCGGACGCCACCACCACCGACGCGTCCGCACACGACGACCCCCACCCCTCCCCGCCGCACGCCGCCCCACCAGCCACCGCGACCACTGCCCGCGCCACCGCGCCCGCCGAACCAACCGCCCTCGACGCCCCACCAACTCCCCACGCCACCCCACCAACCGCCCCCGCCGCCGACCTCGCCGTCACCGTCGCACCCGCGCTGCGCGCACAGCGCGGCCCCGCACTCGAACTGCTCTGGCTCCTCGCCGCCGACCCGCACCTGCGCCAGCGGATCCTCGCCCGGCTCGACCCGCTCCGGCTCCCGCCCCGGATCGCGGCCGATCTCGGCGCGCCCGACGCACACGAACTCGCCGTGCTGACCTCGCACCTGGATCCCGCGGAGCCGGTGGACGCGCTGACCAGACTGGCCGCGCACGGCGGTCCGGACGGCCTGCCCGTCCTCGCCGACCTCCTGCTGCGGGTGGCCGGAGCGTGCGTCGAGGCCCGTGCGGCGGGCCACGAGCCGCCCGGCGCACGGCAGTCCGGCGCCCTCCACACCGCCCCGGAGACGCCCGGCGCCCGGGACGCGACGCGCACGGCCGACCCCGAACCGACCGTCCCCCGCGCAGCCCTGGATGCGCTGACGGGGCTGGGACGACGGCTGTACGGGCGCGGCCGGATCCGGCCCCTGTGCCTGCTGGACGCCTCCGACGCCACGTCCGCCGGGCACGCCCTCGCCGCCGACCTCGCCCTCGGCCTGGTCGAACGGCCCGGCGTCACCGCGCCGGAGCAAGCCGTGCTGCTGCGGATGGTCCGCGATCTGCCGGACGCCCCGCCCGGCCCGGTCCGGGCCAGGGTGCACCGGCTGCTGCGCCACCCGGACCGGCACGTCCGCAAGCACGCCGTCGCACTGCTCGCCCGGGACGGCGACGGAGTGGAGGCCCTGTCGGCCGGACTCGTCGCGCTGACCGGTCCGGCGGGCGATCCGCAGACCGTCCGCGCGACGGCTGCCGCCCTGGGGGACGCGCGGGCCCGCTGGGCGTCCGGCGCGCTCGCCGACTGCCTCACCCACCCCGCCATGGAGGTGCGGAAGACCGCGGCGGCCGCGCTCGCCCGTGCCGGGACCCCCCGGGCCGTGCCGGCCCTGCTGCACCGGCTGGGGCGGGACGACAACCCCGGACTGCGGGCCCTGCTCGTCGCCGCTCTGCAGGGGCTGCTGGGCGACGCGTGCGCGGCGACCGTCCGCGCCGCCGCCGAACACGAGTCCGCCGGCCCGGTCCGCGACCGTCTGCTGGCCGCGCTTCCGGCCGCCCCGGAGCCCGCCGATGCCGACCTGGCGCTGCTGGCGGCACACGGCTGGGACCCGGAGCCCGCCCTGCGCCTCGCCCACCGCGCTGCTGCCACCGCCACCGCTACCGCATGGCAGCACCCCGGCCCGCCCACCCGACCGGACCTCGGCCCGTGCACCGGTCCCGCCACCCGAACCCGACCGGACCCCGCTCCCCGCACCGGACCCGTCGCCGCCCCGGACACCGAACGGGACACCGGACCCTTCGCCGAACCGACCGCCGAACCGACCGCCGGGACGGACACCTGCCCCCGGCGGCTCCGCGAACGGCTCCGCCCTCTGCGCGCCCACCTCGTCGACTGGCTGGATCTCGCCGGCACCTCCACCGAGGCCCGCCGGGCCGTCCTCCCCCTGCTGCCCGCCCTCTGCCCCGAGCCACGCGCCCCTCACGAACGGGCCTCGCTCGCACGGAGCGTGCCCGTGCTGCTCGAAGGCCTCGCCGAGGCGTCCGGAGAGGCGCGGGACGACCTGCTCTCCCTGCTGGAGGACGCCGCGTCCCGGATGCGACCCCCACTCGCCGCGTCCGTCGTCACGGCGGTCCGCTCGGCCCCCACCCGCCCGGCGGGGCGGCGCTCGGCGCTGCCGCTGCTCCGTGCGTGCGGAGCGGTCGTCGGGCGCTTCGACCTCGACCGGGAGCTGGCCGCCGCCGCTCTCACCACCGATCCGGACGCGGCCCGGGAACGCCTGCTGGGGGAGGCGTTCGGTGCCGGTGCCGGAGCCGGAGCGGACCCGCAGACACCGCCACACGACGCCGCGAGCCCGCCGGACTCCGCCCACCGGGCCATGCGGGAGCGCCAGTGGCAGGACGGGCTCGCCGCCGCAGCCCGCGACATCGGCGACCTGACCGCCTACCGCGCCGCACACCCCTTCCCCGGCGGATCGCGCGCCCAGCTGGCCGCCCTGGCCGCGGCCCAGTCCGGCGCCCCGCCGGCGGTCCGGGCCGCCCTGCTCGACTGGATGACGGACCTCCAGCCCCCGTGCGCGCCCGCCTGGACGCTCGCCGAGACGGCACGCACCCCGGCCCCACCCGCGCGCACGGAGCGCGCGGAAGATCTCGACCAGCCGCGCTCGGCAGCGCAGCGGGCCCGTCTGCTGACCCTGCTGGCGTCGGACGACCGGGCGCGCCGGTCCCAGGCAGCCGCGCGGCTGCTCGACTGGCCCGAACCGGACGTCCGCCGGGCGGTTCTCGACGCGTACCTCCACGGCCGTGCCGACCTGCCGGACCCGACCCCTCTGCACACCGCCCTCGCCGCAGCCGGCCCGCCCCGGCCCACACCACCACCCGCACCCGCCGAGCGCACACCCGCCGAGTCCGCACCCGCCGAGCGCACACCCGCCGAGTCCGCACCCGCCACCACCCCCTCCGGGGCCACGACACCCGCCCGGCCCCCGGAGGAACCCCGCCCCCAGCGCCTCGCTCTGCTGGCCGCGGGCCTCGTCGCGACCGACCCGGGGACGCACCAGCGCTTCCTGCCGCTCCTCCTCCACCTCTGGGAGTCCGGACCGGCCGACGCACAGCGGCACGCCGCCCACGGGCTGCGGAACATCCCCGCGGACACCCTGGCCGCACACCTCGAACCCCGGTTGACAGCAGGCGCGACCGGGTTGCTCGGCCTCCTCGCCGGCCAGCCCCTGCTGCGCACCCCCGCGCTCACCCGCCTGCGGACACTGCACCCGGATGCCGGCCTGCTGCTCACGGACGGACCACTGCGCGGCCCGGACGCCGCGGAGCGGGACGCCGCCGCGCTCCGGACGCTCCGTGAGCGTGCCGCCCCCGCCGAAGCACTCCGGCCGCCGACCCGGGACGAGCTCTTCAGCCAGGCACGGTCGGGCGAACCGAAGCGGGTACGCCGCGCCCTCACCCTGCTGACGGAGAGCCCCGCCGGCAGCACACCTCAGCAACTCGCCGGACTCCTTGCCGAGTTGCTGACCCACCCCAGCGCGGGCGTACGGCTCCACGCACACCGCGTCTCCCGGACGCTGCTCGACCGCCGCACCCACCTCGACCTCACCGAACTCCTCCTCGACGACCCGCAGCCCGATGTGGTGCGCAGGGCCGTCCGCGTCCTGGCGCAGGCACGCCGGCCGTCCGCGGCACCCAGGCTGGTGTCCCTGCTGGACCACGGGCACGAGACGGTGCGGCGGGCCGCCGGGCTCGCGCTGGTCAGCCTCGGCCCCGCCGCCGTACCGGCACTGCGCCACGCCGCCGCCCGCGCCCGCCCGGACCGCCGCGACCGCTACAGGGACCTGCTGGCCCGCGCGTCGGCCCCGCCCCCGGAACCCGCGCCGCCCCCCGGCGACCCGGCCTGA
- a CDS encoding fatty acid desaturase family protein: protein MTAIDPTAHLTAEQIEELGRELDAIRDEVIAGRGEKDAAYIRKVISAQRKLELVSRGVLLFSLFPPAWVIGTAGLSVAKIMDNMEIGHNILHGQWDWMRDPKIHSTTWEWDHVSPAAQWKHSHNELHHTYTNVLGKDNDLGYGIMRVDEDQRWHPVHLGQPLWNFVNACFFEYGIAAYDLELGKNLSKQRRKDPEFRARARAVGRKIRKQVLKDYVVHPLLSGPSFLPTLAATFTANVVRNIWSHSVIMCGHFPEGVQVFERRSIEGETRGQWYLRQMMGSANISGSRAMHFMTGNLSHQIEHHLFPDLPSNRYAEVAVRVRALFEKYELEYVSGPLPKQVFSAWRKVFRLSLPNRRTGAAGTPDREPERELVAA, encoded by the coding sequence GTGACCGCCATCGACCCCACCGCCCATCTGACCGCGGAGCAGATCGAGGAGCTCGGCCGCGAGCTGGACGCGATCCGCGACGAGGTGATCGCCGGCCGCGGCGAGAAGGACGCCGCGTACATCCGCAAGGTCATCTCGGCGCAGCGCAAGCTCGAACTCGTCAGCCGGGGCGTGCTGCTGTTCTCGCTCTTCCCGCCCGCGTGGGTGATCGGCACCGCCGGTCTGTCCGTGGCGAAGATCATGGACAACATGGAGATCGGCCACAACATCCTGCACGGGCAGTGGGACTGGATGCGGGACCCGAAGATCCACTCCACGACCTGGGAGTGGGACCACGTCTCGCCGGCGGCGCAGTGGAAGCACTCGCACAACGAGCTGCACCACACGTACACCAACGTGCTCGGCAAGGACAACGACCTGGGCTACGGCATCATGCGCGTCGACGAGGACCAGCGGTGGCACCCGGTCCACCTCGGCCAGCCGCTGTGGAACTTCGTCAACGCCTGCTTCTTCGAGTACGGGATCGCCGCGTACGACCTGGAGCTCGGCAAGAACCTGAGCAAGCAGCGCCGCAAGGACCCGGAGTTCCGCGCGCGGGCCAGGGCCGTGGGCCGCAAGATCCGCAAGCAGGTGCTGAAGGACTACGTGGTCCACCCGCTGCTGTCCGGGCCGTCGTTCCTCCCGACGCTGGCCGCCACGTTCACCGCGAACGTGGTCCGCAACATCTGGTCCCACTCGGTGATCATGTGCGGGCACTTCCCGGAGGGCGTGCAGGTCTTCGAGCGCCGGTCGATCGAGGGCGAGACGCGCGGCCAGTGGTACCTGCGCCAGATGATGGGCTCGGCGAACATCAGCGGCAGCAGGGCCATGCACTTCATGACGGGCAACCTGTCGCACCAGATCGAGCACCACCTCTTCCCGGACCTGCCGAGCAACCGGTACGCCGAGGTCGCGGTGAGGGTGCGCGCGCTGTTCGAGAAGTACGAGCTGGAGTACGTCTCCGGGCCTCTGCCCAAGCAGGTGTTCTCCGCGTGGCGCAAGGTCTTCCGGCTCTCGCTGCCGAACCGGAGGACCGGGGCGGCCGGGACGCCGGACCGCGAGCCGGAGCGGGAGCTCGTCGCGGCCTGA